A window of the Vigna angularis cultivar LongXiaoDou No.4 chromosome 3, ASM1680809v1, whole genome shotgun sequence genome harbors these coding sequences:
- the LOC108326633 gene encoding uncharacterized protein LOC108326633 isoform X2 produces MDIDDMEMDIPLPDELEFLESNFHEPEQNQEEGEDHHYHFADLEPPAEPYSPQPPPDLEAPSVDIESSGHKRSRSSSPPEEDKRAKVRVTVEEVSSAEEAADEDWLRYSPPPQEPAAKETTFAKEKTLSRFASEIDGECMPITAPNGDRVYAKLTRFQGEERVKTLDCNGYSAELSSEPINVILERLEQEAFAKALEASSEGQSVPDVPEAQMVNEKLWVDKYAPKSFTELLSDEQTNREVLLWLKQWDSVVFGSEIRSTSDDVLSALKRHSSIVHNQKPLNSKFPRKNGGSKWSNGGRYVNSVSMDDSGSSKSTQDAWSTKSRNIGPPEQKILLLCGPPGLGKTTLAHVAARHCGYHVVEINASDDRSTSTIEAKILDVVQMNSVLSDSRPKCLVVDEIDGALGDGKGAVEVLLKMISTERKPYAGKQTVGKGQLERKSSKKGSKTASLSRPVICICNDLYAPALRPLRQVAKVHIFVQPTVNRAVSRLTYICKKEGMKASAIALTALAEYTECDIRSCLNTLQFLSKKKEALNVFDIGAQVVGQKDTSKNVFDIWKEIFHKRRTKKLERKSHRGNSFDFDSLYSLVSKRGDSDLILDGIHENVLRLNYHDPLMQKTVKCFNNLGVYDLLHQYIVHTHNMSLYVYLPLVAITVHHIVSQIQKPNIEWPKSYQRYRTMMMEKMDILNNWHHKIPPHIARHLSASSFVEDLISPLLHILSPPTIRPVALQVLSDTEKNDLTQLVSKMVSYAITYKTVKSDMPYQTLKSEVADGLALSFVPPISDFINFKDYTSNHYVLSVAMKQILVHEERKKVLA; encoded by the exons ATGGACATAGATGATATGGAAATGGATATTCCGCTCCCTGATGAACTGGAGTTTCTGGAATCAAATTTTCACGAACCCGAGCAAAatcaagaagaaggagaagatcATCATTATCACTTCGCAGACCTCGAACCCCCGGCTGAACCGTACTCTCCACAACCGCCACCAGATCTCGAGGCTCCTTCGGTGGATATCGAATCAAGCGGTCACAAGCGGTCGCGTTCGAGTTCACCTCCCGAAGAGGACAAGAGAGCGAAAGTTAGGGTTACCGTCGAGGAGGTTTCCTCCGCCGAGGAGGCCGCCGACGAGGACTGGCTTCGCTACTCTCCTCCACCGCAGGAGCCGGCGGCGAAGGAAACAACGTTCGCGAAGGAGAAGACGTTGTCGAGATTCGCCTCGGAGATTGACGGCGAGTGCATGCCGATCACCGCGCCCAACGGCGACAGGGTTTATGCGAAGCTTACCCGGTTTCAAGGAGAAGAGCGCGTGAAGACGCTCGATTGCAATGGATATTCTGCTG AGCTTAGTTCCGAACCAATTAATGTTATACTTGAGAGGCTGGAGCAAGAGGCTTTTGCTAAG GCCTTGGAAGCTAGTTCTGAAGGTCAAAGTGTTCCAGATGTTCCTGAAGCACAAATGGTTAATGAGAAACTTTGGGTTGATAAATATGCTCCGAAATCCTTCACCGAGCTTCTCAGTGATGAACAGACAAATCGTGAG GTACTGTTATGGTTGAAGCAATGGGATTCTGTTGTGTTTGGATCTGAAATTCGGAGCACATCAGATGATGTTTTGTCTGCTTTGAAACGCCATTCTTCTATTGTCCACAATCAGAAACCTTTGAATTCAAAGTTTCCTAGGAAGAATGGAGGATCCAAATGGAGTAATGGGGGAAGGTATGTAAATTCTGTAAGTATGGATGACAGTGGTAGTTCAAAGAGTACTCAAGATGCATGGAGTACGAAGTCAAGGAATATTGGTCCCCCAGAACAAAAG ATCCTTCTGCTATGTGGACCACCAGGTCTTGGGAAAACAACACTAGCACATGTAGCTGCTAGGCATTGTGGATATCATGTGGTAGAg aTTAATGCTAGTGATGATCGTTCTACATCAACAATTGAAGCCAAGATTCTTGATGTGGTTCAAATGAACTCTGTCTTGTCTGATTCAAGGCCGAAGTGTCTG GTGGTGGATGAAATTGATGGAGCTCTTGGTGACGGTAAGGGTGCTGTGGAGGTTCTTCTAAAGATG ATTTCTACCGAAAGGAAGCCTTATGCAGGGAAACAAACTGTGGGCAAAGGACAACTGGAGAGAAAGTCATCAAAAAAGGGTTCGAAAACTGCTTCGCTTTCAAGACCT GTGATATGCATTTGCAATGATCTATATGCACCTGCCTTAAGACCATTGCGTCAGGTAGCTAA GGTTCATATATTTGTTCAACCAACAGTCAATCGTGCAGTGAGCAG GCTGACATACATATGCAAGAAGGAGGGGATGAAAGCCAGTGCAATTGCACTCACTGCTCTTGCAGAATATACAg AATGTGATATTAGATCATGCTTGAACACTCTCCAATTTCTCTCAAAGAAGAAAGAAGCTCTCAATGTG TTTGATATTGGTGCTCAAGTAGTTGGCCAGAAGGACACATCAAAGAATGTTTTTGACATCTGGAAAGAG ATTTTTCATAAGCGAAGAACAAAAAAGTTGGAAAGAAAATCTCATAGAGGGAATTCCTTTGACTTTGACTCACTGTACTCCCTTGTGTCAAAACG AGGTGATAGTGACTTGATTCTGGATGGAATTCATGAAAATGTTTTGCGGCTCAATTATCATGACCCACTGATGCAGAAAACT GTCAAGTGCTTCAACAATCTTGGAGTTTATGATCTATTGCATCAATATATAGTGCATACACATAATATGTCCCTTTATG TATATTTGCCCCTAGTTGCAATTACTGTACATCATATAGTATCTCAAATTCAGAAACCAAACATTGAATGGCCAAAGTCCTATCAGAG ATATCGTACAATGATGATGGAAAAGATGGACATTTTGAATAATTGGCACCACAAAATCCCACCGCATATTGCAAGGCACTTATCAGCTAGTTCCTTTGTAGAAGACTTAATTTCTCCATTGTTACATATTCTGTCCCCGCCAACTATAAGACCG GTGGCATTACAAGTACTATCTGACACGGAGAAGAATGATCTTACTCAATTAGTTAGCAAAATGGTATCATATGCTATAACATATAAAACTGTGAAATCAGATATGCCGTATCAAACCCTGAAGTCTGAAGTAGCAGATGGTTTGGCACTGTCTTTTGTTCCTCCTATCAGTGACTTTATAAACTTCAAG GATTATACTTCAAATCATTATGTGCTTTCTGTAGCTATGAAGCAGATTTTGGTGCATGAG gaaagaaagaaggttTTGGCATAA
- the LOC108326633 gene encoding uncharacterized protein LOC108326633 isoform X1 gives MDIDDMEMDIPLPDELEFLESNFHEPEQNQEEGEDHHYHFADLEPPAEPYSPQPPPDLEAPSVDIESSGHKRSRSSSPPEEDKRAKVRVTVEEVSSAEEAADEDWLRYSPPPQEPAAKETTFAKEKTLSRFASEIDGECMPITAPNGDRVYAKLTRFQGEERVKTLDCNGYSAELSSEPINVILERLEQEAFAKALEASSEGQSVPDVPEAQMVNEKLWVDKYAPKSFTELLSDEQTNREVLLWLKQWDSVVFGSEIRSTSDDVLSALKRHSSIVHNQKPLNSKFPRKNGGSKWSNGGRYVNSVSMDDSGSSKSTQDAWSTKSRNIGPPEQKILLLCGPPGLGKTTLAHVAARHCGYHVVEINASDDRSTSTIEAKILDVVQMNSVLSDSRPKCLVVDEIDGALGDGKGAVEVLLKMISTERKPYAGKQTVGKGQLERKSSKKGSKTASLSRPVICICNDLYAPALRPLRQVAKVHIFVQPTVNRAVSRLTYICKKEGMKASAIALTALAEYTECDIRSCLNTLQFLSKKKEALNVFDIGAQVVGQKDTSKNVFDIWKEIFHKRRTKKLERKSHRGNSFDFDSLYSLVSKRGDSDLILDGIHENVLRLNYHDPLMQKTVKCFNNLGVYDLLHQYIVHTHNMSLYVYLPLVAITVHHIVSQIQKPNIEWPKSYQRYRTMMMEKMDILNNWHHKIPPHIARHLSASSFVEDLISPLLHILSPPTIRPVALQVLSDTEKNDLTQLVSKMVSYAITYKTVKSDMPYQTLKSEVADGLALSFVPPISDFINFKDYTSNHYVLSVAMKQILVHEVEKHKILQVGVDKTRALANEGHGIIETETHNIPLANTNAVARKSNANPTIVSSNLNTNKSSSTTDIGKPQNVGNIKKATRSSSSFFDRFKKVNTKGVQSNDRSLPEEAILEKDRYPLLFKFNEGFTNAVKRPVRIREFLS, from the exons ATGGACATAGATGATATGGAAATGGATATTCCGCTCCCTGATGAACTGGAGTTTCTGGAATCAAATTTTCACGAACCCGAGCAAAatcaagaagaaggagaagatcATCATTATCACTTCGCAGACCTCGAACCCCCGGCTGAACCGTACTCTCCACAACCGCCACCAGATCTCGAGGCTCCTTCGGTGGATATCGAATCAAGCGGTCACAAGCGGTCGCGTTCGAGTTCACCTCCCGAAGAGGACAAGAGAGCGAAAGTTAGGGTTACCGTCGAGGAGGTTTCCTCCGCCGAGGAGGCCGCCGACGAGGACTGGCTTCGCTACTCTCCTCCACCGCAGGAGCCGGCGGCGAAGGAAACAACGTTCGCGAAGGAGAAGACGTTGTCGAGATTCGCCTCGGAGATTGACGGCGAGTGCATGCCGATCACCGCGCCCAACGGCGACAGGGTTTATGCGAAGCTTACCCGGTTTCAAGGAGAAGAGCGCGTGAAGACGCTCGATTGCAATGGATATTCTGCTG AGCTTAGTTCCGAACCAATTAATGTTATACTTGAGAGGCTGGAGCAAGAGGCTTTTGCTAAG GCCTTGGAAGCTAGTTCTGAAGGTCAAAGTGTTCCAGATGTTCCTGAAGCACAAATGGTTAATGAGAAACTTTGGGTTGATAAATATGCTCCGAAATCCTTCACCGAGCTTCTCAGTGATGAACAGACAAATCGTGAG GTACTGTTATGGTTGAAGCAATGGGATTCTGTTGTGTTTGGATCTGAAATTCGGAGCACATCAGATGATGTTTTGTCTGCTTTGAAACGCCATTCTTCTATTGTCCACAATCAGAAACCTTTGAATTCAAAGTTTCCTAGGAAGAATGGAGGATCCAAATGGAGTAATGGGGGAAGGTATGTAAATTCTGTAAGTATGGATGACAGTGGTAGTTCAAAGAGTACTCAAGATGCATGGAGTACGAAGTCAAGGAATATTGGTCCCCCAGAACAAAAG ATCCTTCTGCTATGTGGACCACCAGGTCTTGGGAAAACAACACTAGCACATGTAGCTGCTAGGCATTGTGGATATCATGTGGTAGAg aTTAATGCTAGTGATGATCGTTCTACATCAACAATTGAAGCCAAGATTCTTGATGTGGTTCAAATGAACTCTGTCTTGTCTGATTCAAGGCCGAAGTGTCTG GTGGTGGATGAAATTGATGGAGCTCTTGGTGACGGTAAGGGTGCTGTGGAGGTTCTTCTAAAGATG ATTTCTACCGAAAGGAAGCCTTATGCAGGGAAACAAACTGTGGGCAAAGGACAACTGGAGAGAAAGTCATCAAAAAAGGGTTCGAAAACTGCTTCGCTTTCAAGACCT GTGATATGCATTTGCAATGATCTATATGCACCTGCCTTAAGACCATTGCGTCAGGTAGCTAA GGTTCATATATTTGTTCAACCAACAGTCAATCGTGCAGTGAGCAG GCTGACATACATATGCAAGAAGGAGGGGATGAAAGCCAGTGCAATTGCACTCACTGCTCTTGCAGAATATACAg AATGTGATATTAGATCATGCTTGAACACTCTCCAATTTCTCTCAAAGAAGAAAGAAGCTCTCAATGTG TTTGATATTGGTGCTCAAGTAGTTGGCCAGAAGGACACATCAAAGAATGTTTTTGACATCTGGAAAGAG ATTTTTCATAAGCGAAGAACAAAAAAGTTGGAAAGAAAATCTCATAGAGGGAATTCCTTTGACTTTGACTCACTGTACTCCCTTGTGTCAAAACG AGGTGATAGTGACTTGATTCTGGATGGAATTCATGAAAATGTTTTGCGGCTCAATTATCATGACCCACTGATGCAGAAAACT GTCAAGTGCTTCAACAATCTTGGAGTTTATGATCTATTGCATCAATATATAGTGCATACACATAATATGTCCCTTTATG TATATTTGCCCCTAGTTGCAATTACTGTACATCATATAGTATCTCAAATTCAGAAACCAAACATTGAATGGCCAAAGTCCTATCAGAG ATATCGTACAATGATGATGGAAAAGATGGACATTTTGAATAATTGGCACCACAAAATCCCACCGCATATTGCAAGGCACTTATCAGCTAGTTCCTTTGTAGAAGACTTAATTTCTCCATTGTTACATATTCTGTCCCCGCCAACTATAAGACCG GTGGCATTACAAGTACTATCTGACACGGAGAAGAATGATCTTACTCAATTAGTTAGCAAAATGGTATCATATGCTATAACATATAAAACTGTGAAATCAGATATGCCGTATCAAACCCTGAAGTCTGAAGTAGCAGATGGTTTGGCACTGTCTTTTGTTCCTCCTATCAGTGACTTTATAAACTTCAAG GATTATACTTCAAATCATTATGTGCTTTCTGTAGCTATGAAGCAGATTTTGGTGCATGAG GTTGAAAAGCATAAGATTTTACAAGTTGGTGTTGACAAAACTAGGGCTTTAGCAAATGAAGGGCATGGAATCATTGAGACTGAAACTCACAACATCCCATTAGCCAATACCAATGCTGTGGCAAGGAAATCAAATGCAAATCCCACAATAGTTTCATCAAACTTGAATACCAATAAAAGTTCAAGTACAACAGATATTGGGAAACCACAAAACGTGGGAAATATTAAAAAAGCAACCAGAAGTTCCTCCAGTTTCTTTGATAG GTTTAAAAAGGTAAATACTAAGGGCGTACAAAGTAATGACAGATCTCTACCAGAAGAAGCTATCTTGGAGAAAGATCGATAccctttactttttaaatttaatgag GGCTTTACTAATGCAGTCAAAAGACCTGTCCGTATTCGGGAATTTCTATCTTAA
- the LOC108326633 gene encoding uncharacterized protein LOC108326633 isoform X3 produces the protein MDILLSLVPNQLMLYLRGWSKRLLLRFGLKALEASSEGQSVPDVPEAQMVNEKLWVDKYAPKSFTELLSDEQTNREVLLWLKQWDSVVFGSEIRSTSDDVLSALKRHSSIVHNQKPLNSKFPRKNGGSKWSNGGRYVNSVSMDDSGSSKSTQDAWSTKSRNIGPPEQKILLLCGPPGLGKTTLAHVAARHCGYHVVEINASDDRSTSTIEAKILDVVQMNSVLSDSRPKCLVVDEIDGALGDGKGAVEVLLKMISTERKPYAGKQTVGKGQLERKSSKKGSKTASLSRPVICICNDLYAPALRPLRQVAKVHIFVQPTVNRAVSRLTYICKKEGMKASAIALTALAEYTECDIRSCLNTLQFLSKKKEALNVFDIGAQVVGQKDTSKNVFDIWKEIFHKRRTKKLERKSHRGNSFDFDSLYSLVSKRGDSDLILDGIHENVLRLNYHDPLMQKTVKCFNNLGVYDLLHQYIVHTHNMSLYVYLPLVAITVHHIVSQIQKPNIEWPKSYQRYRTMMMEKMDILNNWHHKIPPHIARHLSASSFVEDLISPLLHILSPPTIRPVALQVLSDTEKNDLTQLVSKMVSYAITYKTVKSDMPYQTLKSEVADGLALSFVPPISDFINFKDYTSNHYVLSVAMKQILVHEVEKHKILQVGVDKTRALANEGHGIIETETHNIPLANTNAVARKSNANPTIVSSNLNTNKSSSTTDIGKPQNVGNIKKATRSSSSFFDRFKKVNTKGVQSNDRSLPEEAILEKDRYPLLFKFNEGFTNAVKRPVRIREFLS, from the exons ATGGATATTCTGCTG AGCTTAGTTCCGAACCAATTAATGTTATACTTGAGAGGCTGGAGCAAGAGGCTTTTGCTAAGGTTTGGACTCAAG GCCTTGGAAGCTAGTTCTGAAGGTCAAAGTGTTCCAGATGTTCCTGAAGCACAAATGGTTAATGAGAAACTTTGGGTTGATAAATATGCTCCGAAATCCTTCACCGAGCTTCTCAGTGATGAACAGACAAATCGTGAG GTACTGTTATGGTTGAAGCAATGGGATTCTGTTGTGTTTGGATCTGAAATTCGGAGCACATCAGATGATGTTTTGTCTGCTTTGAAACGCCATTCTTCTATTGTCCACAATCAGAAACCTTTGAATTCAAAGTTTCCTAGGAAGAATGGAGGATCCAAATGGAGTAATGGGGGAAGGTATGTAAATTCTGTAAGTATGGATGACAGTGGTAGTTCAAAGAGTACTCAAGATGCATGGAGTACGAAGTCAAGGAATATTGGTCCCCCAGAACAAAAG ATCCTTCTGCTATGTGGACCACCAGGTCTTGGGAAAACAACACTAGCACATGTAGCTGCTAGGCATTGTGGATATCATGTGGTAGAg aTTAATGCTAGTGATGATCGTTCTACATCAACAATTGAAGCCAAGATTCTTGATGTGGTTCAAATGAACTCTGTCTTGTCTGATTCAAGGCCGAAGTGTCTG GTGGTGGATGAAATTGATGGAGCTCTTGGTGACGGTAAGGGTGCTGTGGAGGTTCTTCTAAAGATG ATTTCTACCGAAAGGAAGCCTTATGCAGGGAAACAAACTGTGGGCAAAGGACAACTGGAGAGAAAGTCATCAAAAAAGGGTTCGAAAACTGCTTCGCTTTCAAGACCT GTGATATGCATTTGCAATGATCTATATGCACCTGCCTTAAGACCATTGCGTCAGGTAGCTAA GGTTCATATATTTGTTCAACCAACAGTCAATCGTGCAGTGAGCAG GCTGACATACATATGCAAGAAGGAGGGGATGAAAGCCAGTGCAATTGCACTCACTGCTCTTGCAGAATATACAg AATGTGATATTAGATCATGCTTGAACACTCTCCAATTTCTCTCAAAGAAGAAAGAAGCTCTCAATGTG TTTGATATTGGTGCTCAAGTAGTTGGCCAGAAGGACACATCAAAGAATGTTTTTGACATCTGGAAAGAG ATTTTTCATAAGCGAAGAACAAAAAAGTTGGAAAGAAAATCTCATAGAGGGAATTCCTTTGACTTTGACTCACTGTACTCCCTTGTGTCAAAACG AGGTGATAGTGACTTGATTCTGGATGGAATTCATGAAAATGTTTTGCGGCTCAATTATCATGACCCACTGATGCAGAAAACT GTCAAGTGCTTCAACAATCTTGGAGTTTATGATCTATTGCATCAATATATAGTGCATACACATAATATGTCCCTTTATG TATATTTGCCCCTAGTTGCAATTACTGTACATCATATAGTATCTCAAATTCAGAAACCAAACATTGAATGGCCAAAGTCCTATCAGAG ATATCGTACAATGATGATGGAAAAGATGGACATTTTGAATAATTGGCACCACAAAATCCCACCGCATATTGCAAGGCACTTATCAGCTAGTTCCTTTGTAGAAGACTTAATTTCTCCATTGTTACATATTCTGTCCCCGCCAACTATAAGACCG GTGGCATTACAAGTACTATCTGACACGGAGAAGAATGATCTTACTCAATTAGTTAGCAAAATGGTATCATATGCTATAACATATAAAACTGTGAAATCAGATATGCCGTATCAAACCCTGAAGTCTGAAGTAGCAGATGGTTTGGCACTGTCTTTTGTTCCTCCTATCAGTGACTTTATAAACTTCAAG GATTATACTTCAAATCATTATGTGCTTTCTGTAGCTATGAAGCAGATTTTGGTGCATGAG GTTGAAAAGCATAAGATTTTACAAGTTGGTGTTGACAAAACTAGGGCTTTAGCAAATGAAGGGCATGGAATCATTGAGACTGAAACTCACAACATCCCATTAGCCAATACCAATGCTGTGGCAAGGAAATCAAATGCAAATCCCACAATAGTTTCATCAAACTTGAATACCAATAAAAGTTCAAGTACAACAGATATTGGGAAACCACAAAACGTGGGAAATATTAAAAAAGCAACCAGAAGTTCCTCCAGTTTCTTTGATAG GTTTAAAAAGGTAAATACTAAGGGCGTACAAAGTAATGACAGATCTCTACCAGAAGAAGCTATCTTGGAGAAAGATCGATAccctttactttttaaatttaatgag GGCTTTACTAATGCAGTCAAAAGACCTGTCCGTATTCGGGAATTTCTATCTTAA